The genomic stretch TCACCCAGCGCGAGCAGGCCGAGGTCGCCCCGGGCGACGCGCACCGGCTCACCGTGACACTGCTCGGCGTCGGCGGGCTCCTGGCGATCGCCGGCTGCGTCCTGGCCCTGTGGTGGCTGATCGGCGTGCGAGCCACACCTCCGCAGGACCTCGGCCGCCGACCACTGTTCCTCGGGTACGCCGGCAGCGCCGCCGGCATCGCCGGGACAATGGGTGTCGTGATGGCATTGGTGCTGGCCTCCGTGCACCGCATCGTCCCCCGCCACCAGGGCTGACCCGTGTCGACCGAGAAGTTCCGGATGATCCGCGCCGCCTTCGCCGACGAGTGCGCCCGGCTGGGCGAGGTGCTGACCACCCTCGACGACGCGGACCTGGCCCGCCCCACCGACTGTCCACCCTGGAACCTGGCGGAACTGCTGGCGCCCTGAACCGGCCGGCCTGGCTGACCCCCGCCGCCGAACAGGCGCTGCTCGACGGCTCGGGAGTGCCGCTGCTGTCCATCGGCCGCTGAGGCGAGCCGGGCCTGCGGCCCTCTCCGGCAGCCTGGCCGTGTCGGGTATGGCGACGAGCGGGACGAGAGATGGGTAGATTGAATCTACGTATTTTTG from Micromonospora craniellae encodes the following:
- a CDS encoding maleylpyruvate isomerase N-terminal domain-containing protein, giving the protein MSTEKFRMIRAAFADECARLGEVLTTLDDADLARPTDCPPWNLAELLAP